From the Bacillus sp. SM2101 genome, one window contains:
- a CDS encoding YslB family protein has translation MKDLIYTEEHTEENNTSVPAFGLEIYREHVLPNIFRKELSFIMYLSGKDLARKFPCNNIDEIISFFHEAGWGNLSTVKETKNELHLELNGHLVEKRLSSDNITFQLEAGFLAEQIQGQKQMITEAYEQQKPRSKKVIFTVKWDRLDIISS, from the coding sequence ATGAAAGACTTAATCTATACCGAAGAACATACAGAAGAAAACAATACATCCGTACCTGCTTTTGGGTTAGAAATCTATAGAGAACATGTGCTTCCGAATATTTTTCGAAAAGAATTATCATTTATTATGTATTTATCAGGAAAAGATCTAGCAAGAAAATTTCCATGTAATAATATTGATGAAATCATTTCATTTTTTCATGAGGCTGGATGGGGGAACTTATCCACTGTAAAAGAAACGAAAAACGAGCTACACCTCGAATTAAATGGACATCTTGTTGAAAAGCGCTTATCATCTGACAATATAACCTTTCAACTGGAAGCTGGTTTTTTAGCGGAACAAATTCAAGGACAAAAACAAATGATTACAGAAGCTTATGAGCAGCAAAAGCCTCGATCTAAAAAGGTGATTTTCACTGTAAAATGGGATAGGCTTGATATCATTTCTTCATAA
- the sdhA gene encoding succinate dehydrogenase flavoprotein subunit, with translation MSNGKIIVVGGGLAGLMATIKAAEAGVAVDLFSLVPVKRSHSVCAQGGINGAVNTKGEGDSPWEHFDDTVYGGDFLANQPPVKAMCDAAPGIIHLLDRMGVMFNRTPEGLLDFRRFGGTQHHRTAFAGATTGQQLLYALDEQVRRHEVSGLVTKYEGWEFLGSVIDDDGTCRGIVGQDLKTMDIKSFKADAVILATGGPGIIFGKSTNSVINTGSAASIVYQQGVSYANGEFIQIHPTAIPGDDKLRLMSESARGEGGRVWTYKDGKPWYFLEEKYPAYGNLVPRDIATREIFHVCVDLKLGINGENMVYLDLSHKDPKELDVKLGGIIEIYEKFMGDDPRKLPMKIFPAVHYSMGGLWVDYNQMTNVPGLFAAGECDYSQHGANRLGANSLLSAIYGGMVAGPKAVEYINGLEKSAEDISSTLFESFEKQETEKWNNILNLDGNENAYILHKELGEWMTDNVTVVRHNDKLLKTDEKIQELIERFDNININDTAKWSNQGASFTRQLQNMLQLSRVVTIGAYNRNESRGAHYKPDFPDRNDEEWLKTTMAKFVDHKSAPEFSYEDVDVSLIEPRKRDYTKKKKGEK, from the coding sequence TTGAGTAACGGAAAAATCATTGTAGTCGGCGGTGGGCTAGCTGGCTTAATGGCAACAATTAAAGCTGCAGAAGCAGGAGTAGCGGTTGATCTATTTTCATTAGTACCAGTTAAACGTTCTCACTCTGTATGTGCACAAGGTGGTATTAACGGTGCCGTAAATACAAAAGGTGAAGGAGATTCACCATGGGAGCATTTCGATGATACAGTTTATGGTGGGGACTTTCTAGCAAATCAGCCACCGGTAAAAGCAATGTGTGATGCTGCACCTGGTATTATACATTTATTAGATCGTATGGGCGTTATGTTTAACCGTACACCAGAAGGATTATTAGACTTCCGTAGATTTGGTGGAACGCAGCATCATAGAACGGCATTTGCTGGTGCAACGACTGGACAGCAGCTGCTATATGCATTAGATGAGCAAGTTCGTCGCCACGAAGTGAGTGGACTTGTAACGAAATATGAAGGATGGGAATTTTTAGGGTCTGTCATTGATGACGATGGGACTTGCCGTGGTATCGTCGGTCAAGATTTAAAAACAATGGACATTAAATCATTTAAAGCCGATGCAGTTATTTTAGCGACTGGTGGACCTGGAATCATTTTTGGGAAGTCAACTAACTCAGTCATTAATACTGGATCAGCAGCATCGATTGTTTATCAACAAGGTGTGAGCTACGCGAATGGTGAGTTTATTCAAATTCATCCAACAGCTATCCCTGGTGACGATAAGCTGAGACTGATGAGTGAATCAGCACGTGGCGAAGGTGGACGTGTATGGACGTATAAGGATGGAAAGCCGTGGTATTTCCTTGAGGAAAAATATCCTGCATACGGAAATCTTGTTCCACGAGATATTGCAACACGTGAAATATTCCATGTGTGTGTTGATTTAAAACTAGGAATAAATGGAGAAAACATGGTCTATTTAGACCTATCACATAAAGATCCTAAAGAGCTTGATGTTAAGCTTGGTGGTATCATTGAAATTTACGAAAAATTTATGGGTGATGATCCACGTAAATTACCGATGAAGATCTTCCCTGCTGTTCATTACTCAATGGGTGGTTTATGGGTAGATTATAATCAAATGACAAATGTACCTGGCCTATTTGCTGCAGGAGAATGTGATTATTCTCAACATGGGGCTAACCGCCTTGGTGCAAATTCATTACTGTCAGCAATTTATGGTGGTATGGTAGCTGGGCCAAAAGCTGTTGAATATATTAATGGTCTTGAGAAGAGTGCTGAAGATATATCCTCTACTTTATTTGAAAGCTTTGAGAAGCAAGAAACTGAAAAATGGAATAATATTTTAAATCTTGATGGTAATGAAAATGCTTATATTCTTCATAAAGAACTTGGGGAATGGATGACTGATAATGTAACGGTTGTTAGGCACAATGATAAGCTACTAAAAACAGATGAAAAAATACAAGAACTTATCGAACGTTTTGATAATATTAATATTAATGATACAGCCAAATGGAGTAACCAAGGTGCATCATTTACTCGTCAACTTCAAAACATGCTACAATTATCACGTGTAGTAACGATTGGTGCATATAACAGAAACGAAAGTCGCGGTGCTCATTATAAGCCTGACTTCCCTGATCGTAATGATGAAGAATGGTTAAAA
- a CDS encoding succinate dehydrogenase cytochrome b558 subunit, translating into MENNREFFYRRLHSLLGVIPVGIFLIQHLTVNYFATRGPEAFNKAAHFMEGLPYRYVLEAFVIFLPILFHAIYGLYIAFTAKNNVSNYSFFRNWMFLLQRISGVITLIFITWHVYQTRVQAAFGAEVNYDMMANILESPIMLGFYIVGVISTIFHFANGLWSFLVSWGITVTPRSQQISTYVTIGVFVALSYVGIRTILAFT; encoded by the coding sequence GTGGAAAATAATCGTGAATTCTTTTATCGCAGATTACATTCACTATTAGGAGTCATTCCAGTAGGGATATTTTTAATTCAGCATTTAACTGTGAATTACTTTGCGACAAGAGGTCCGGAGGCGTTTAATAAAGCGGCTCACTTTATGGAAGGTCTGCCATATCGCTATGTTTTAGAGGCTTTTGTCATTTTTCTTCCTATTTTATTTCATGCGATATACGGGCTGTATATTGCTTTCACAGCTAAAAATAATGTAAGCAATTATAGTTTTTTCAGAAACTGGATGTTCCTATTACAACGTATATCAGGGGTTATTACGTTAATATTCATTACTTGGCATGTTTATCAAACCCGAGTTCAAGCAGCTTTCGGTGCAGAAGTTAATTATGATATGATGGCGAATATTTTAGAAAGCCCTATCATGCTTGGTTTTTATATCGTTGGTGTTATTTCAACTATTTTTCATTTTGCAAATGGATTATGGTCATTCCTAGTTAGTTGGGGAATTACCGTAACTCCCCGTTCACAACAAATCTCTACTTATGTAACGATCGGTGTGTTTGTAGCACTTTCATATGTAGGTATTCGTACGATTTTAGCATTCACTTGA
- the uvrC gene encoding excinuclease ABC subunit UvrC: MSDHLKEKISIVPEHPGCYLMKDKHGTVIYVGKAKVLRNRVRSYFTGSHDGKTLRLVNEIVDFEYIVTSSNIEALILEINLIKKFDPKYNIMLKDDKTYPYIKVTADTHPRLLITRKVKKDKGKYFGPYPNVQAANETKKLLDRMYPLRKCSTLPDRVCLYYHMGQCLAPCVNEVTEEQNKEMVEQIVRFLNGGYKQTKKELTSKMLKASEELDFERAKEYRDQITHIETTMEKQKITMKDLVDRDVFGYSFDKGWMCVQVFFIRQGKMIERDVSIFPFYNEPTEDFLTYLGQFYSKTEHFIPKQILLPNDIDKQLVEQLLQVQVLQPKRGQKKELLDLAKKNAKLALQEKFSLIERDEERTIKAVENLGTQLRIETPHRIEAFDNSNIQGTDPVSAMVVFIDGKPEKKEYRKYKIKSVFGPDDYDSMREVVRRRYTRVLKENMPFPDLILVDGGKGHLAAVQDVLENELGIEVPVAGMVKDDKHRTSELIVGDPVQTVPLERNSQEFYLIQRIQDEVHRFAITFHRQIRSKSVFKSILDDIPGVGEKRKKALLKHFGSIKKLKEATVEDLQKAQIPINVAKEIYNKMNDKE; this comes from the coding sequence GTCATCTATGTAGGGAAGGCGAAAGTTCTTAGGAATCGTGTCAGGTCTTACTTTACAGGCTCTCATGATGGAAAGACGTTACGGCTAGTAAATGAAATTGTTGATTTTGAATATATCGTGACATCTTCAAATATAGAAGCTTTAATTCTTGAAATTAATTTAATTAAAAAGTTTGATCCAAAATATAATATTATGTTAAAGGATGATAAAACGTATCCTTACATTAAAGTCACTGCAGATACTCACCCACGTCTACTTATTACGAGGAAGGTCAAAAAAGATAAAGGCAAATATTTTGGGCCATACCCAAATGTTCAAGCTGCGAACGAAACGAAAAAACTATTGGATCGTATGTACCCTCTCCGCAAATGCTCAACGCTCCCAGACCGAGTTTGCCTATATTATCATATGGGACAATGCCTAGCTCCTTGTGTGAATGAAGTGACTGAAGAGCAAAACAAAGAAATGGTCGAACAAATCGTTCGATTTTTAAATGGTGGGTATAAACAAACAAAAAAAGAGCTAACTTCAAAAATGCTAAAGGCATCGGAAGAGCTAGATTTTGAGCGGGCTAAAGAATACCGTGATCAAATTACACATATTGAAACAACGATGGAAAAACAAAAAATAACAATGAAGGATTTAGTTGACCGTGATGTCTTTGGCTACTCTTTTGATAAAGGATGGATGTGTGTACAAGTATTTTTTATTCGTCAAGGAAAGATGATTGAGCGAGACGTGTCGATATTTCCTTTTTACAATGAGCCGACTGAAGACTTTTTAACATATTTAGGGCAATTTTATTCGAAAACAGAGCATTTTATCCCAAAGCAAATATTGCTTCCAAATGATATTGATAAACAGTTAGTTGAACAGTTATTACAAGTACAGGTTTTACAACCAAAACGTGGACAAAAGAAAGAACTGCTTGATTTAGCAAAGAAAAATGCGAAGCTTGCTTTACAAGAGAAGTTTTCACTTATCGAACGTGATGAAGAAAGAACAATAAAGGCAGTAGAAAACTTAGGTACACAATTGAGGATTGAAACTCCTCACCGTATAGAGGCCTTTGATAATTCAAATATTCAAGGGACGGATCCTGTATCTGCAATGGTTGTTTTTATTGATGGGAAGCCAGAAAAGAAAGAGTATCGAAAGTACAAAATAAAATCAGTCTTTGGGCCAGATGATTATGATTCTATGCGCGAGGTAGTAAGAAGGAGATACACTCGTGTATTAAAGGAAAATATGCCATTTCCAGATTTAATTTTAGTTGACGGTGGCAAAGGGCATTTAGCCGCAGTTCAAGATGTTTTAGAAAATGAGCTTGGAATCGAAGTTCCGGTTGCAGGAATGGTTAAAGATGATAAACACCGCACATCTGAACTAATTGTTGGTGATCCTGTCCAAACAGTACCGCTTGAAAGAAATAGCCAAGAGTTTTATTTGATTCAACGTATACAAGATGAAGTGCATCGCTTTGCAATAACTTTCCATCGTCAAATAAGAAGTAAATCTGTTTTTAAATCTATACTTGATGATATCCCAGGTGTTGGTGAAAAACGGAAAAAAGCACTTCTTAAGCATTTTGGCTCAATTAAAAAGTTAAAAGAAGCAACCGTTGAAGATCTTCAAAAAGCACAGATTCCAATTAATGTAGCTAAAGAAATTTATAACAAGATGAACGACAAAGAGTAA